The Chryseolinea soli genome contains a region encoding:
- a CDS encoding ABC transporter permease, translating into MKTQPQEPPKLFHRFFRWFCHPALRKYIEGDLLELYDERLKTSGKTRANIRFIIDVLLLFRPSMIRPVNEIQSANQYAMFKSYFKIGWRNLLKNKGYSLINIGGLTTGMAAAMLIGLWVFDEVSYDTNFTNYDRIARVVQNQTFDGQVETWFSQAMQLGPELRNTYGDNFDHVVIGSFPEGHKLSYEEKSVKKSGCFMEPGLAEMLTLKMLSGTSPGPKDLNAILLSQSTAKALFGEDDPIEKTLQVDNRFDVKVMGVYEDLPDNSSFSDLNVILAWGLIAPELEQRVGWGNSWFQCFVQVTKGADMNAVSAKIKDAKLKRTSTEERDKSNPQLLLHPMSRWRLHSDFKDGVSVGGGIQSVWMLGTIGGFVLFLACINFMNLSTARSEKRAKEVGIRKTIGSVRTQLINQFFTESLLVALIAFVFSLMVVLLALPWFNEVSGKRIGLPWSAPWFWFACTAFAIVTGLIAGSYPALYLSAFQPAKVLKGAFSAGRFAAVPRKVLVVVQFTVSVTLIVGTLIVFRQIRFAQDRPIGYAINGCVSVPIKTAEIMKRFEVLRNDLLQTGVVEEIAASESSITDIYTTNSGFEWQGKNPDMAEEFVTIGVTHDFGKTIGWQIKNGRDFSKDFASDSSGFIVNEAAVDYLGFQNPIDQVIKWGENGEWKIIGVVKNMITQSPYEAVRPMMFFLKSNRISFINYNIVNLKLNPRASATEALAKIEPVFKKYDPSNAFEYAFADQEFGKKFSNEKRIGHIAFVFATLAIVISCLGLFGLASFVAEQRTKEIGIRKVMGASVSELWRLLSKDFVFLVAISCVVATPLSFYFMNNWLAQYQYRINISWGVFVMASTGALAITLLTVSFQSIKAALTNPAKSLRSE; encoded by the coding sequence ATGAAAACACAACCCCAAGAACCGCCAAAATTGTTTCACCGTTTCTTCCGGTGGTTCTGTCATCCCGCGCTAAGGAAATACATCGAAGGAGACCTGCTCGAACTTTATGACGAACGATTAAAAACTTCCGGCAAAACAAGAGCGAACATCCGGTTCATCATCGACGTGCTTCTGCTTTTCAGGCCCAGCATGATCCGGCCGGTAAACGAAATTCAATCTGCAAACCAATATGCTATGTTCAAAAGTTACTTCAAGATCGGCTGGCGAAACCTTTTAAAGAATAAAGGCTATTCCCTCATCAACATCGGCGGTCTCACCACTGGGATGGCCGCCGCGATGCTCATCGGCCTTTGGGTTTTTGATGAGGTGTCGTATGATACAAATTTCACGAACTACGATCGCATTGCGCGCGTGGTTCAGAACCAAACCTTCGATGGGCAGGTGGAAACCTGGTTTAGCCAGGCCATGCAACTGGGTCCCGAACTGCGGAACACCTACGGTGACAACTTCGATCATGTCGTGATCGGCAGTTTCCCTGAAGGCCATAAACTTTCTTATGAAGAAAAGAGCGTGAAAAAATCCGGCTGCTTCATGGAGCCCGGACTGGCAGAAATGTTGACGCTGAAAATGTTGAGCGGAACGTCCCCAGGGCCGAAGGACCTCAATGCGATCCTACTTTCTCAGTCCACCGCAAAAGCTCTTTTTGGTGAAGACGATCCCATCGAGAAAACCCTCCAGGTCGACAACCGGTTTGATGTAAAGGTAATGGGTGTCTACGAAGACCTGCCCGACAATTCCTCCTTTTCCGATTTGAATGTTATCCTGGCCTGGGGGTTGATTGCCCCAGAGCTGGAACAACGGGTGGGTTGGGGCAACAGTTGGTTTCAATGCTTTGTGCAAGTCACCAAAGGCGCCGACATGAACGCTGTGTCGGCAAAGATCAAAGACGCCAAGCTGAAGAGAACGTCTACGGAAGAACGCGACAAATCAAACCCCCAACTGCTTCTTCACCCCATGAGCCGCTGGCGTCTCCATTCCGATTTTAAAGATGGCGTATCGGTTGGTGGTGGGATTCAATCCGTTTGGATGCTGGGGACCATCGGTGGCTTTGTTTTGTTCCTGGCTTGTATCAACTTCATGAACCTGAGCACGGCGCGTTCCGAAAAGCGGGCAAAGGAAGTGGGCATCCGGAAAACGATCGGCTCCGTTCGCACGCAGCTGATCAATCAGTTTTTCACGGAGTCGCTATTGGTCGCGCTGATCGCTTTTGTCTTTTCACTGATGGTAGTCCTACTCGCTCTTCCCTGGTTTAACGAGGTTTCCGGCAAACGCATCGGTCTACCCTGGAGCGCGCCGTGGTTTTGGTTTGCGTGCACCGCCTTTGCCATCGTCACGGGATTGATCGCGGGAAGTTATCCTGCCTTGTATCTCTCCGCGTTTCAGCCGGCAAAAGTCTTGAAGGGCGCTTTCAGCGCCGGCCGTTTTGCCGCCGTGCCGCGCAAGGTGCTTGTGGTCGTGCAGTTCACGGTTTCGGTCACGCTCATCGTGGGCACGCTCATCGTCTTCCGGCAGATCCGGTTTGCGCAAGACCGGCCGATCGGATATGCCATCAATGGTTGCGTATCGGTGCCCATCAAAACGGCAGAGATCATGAAACGCTTTGAGGTCTTGCGCAACGATCTCTTACAAACCGGCGTCGTGGAAGAAATTGCCGCATCGGAAAGTTCCATAACGGACATCTACACCACCAACAGCGGCTTCGAGTGGCAAGGGAAAAACCCGGACATGGCCGAGGAATTTGTAACGATCGGCGTCACGCACGATTTCGGGAAGACCATCGGGTGGCAAATAAAAAATGGAAGAGATTTTTCGAAAGACTTTGCCAGCGATTCTTCCGGGTTCATCGTGAACGAAGCCGCCGTGGACTACCTTGGATTTCAAAATCCGATAGACCAAGTCATCAAGTGGGGTGAAAACGGGGAGTGGAAAATTATTGGAGTTGTCAAAAACATGATCACGCAGTCGCCCTATGAAGCGGTGAGGCCCATGATGTTCTTTTTGAAGTCCAATAGGATTTCTTTTATCAACTACAATATCGTGAACCTTAAACTAAATCCGCGGGCCAGTGCAACGGAAGCCCTGGCGAAGATCGAACCGGTCTTTAAAAAATACGACCCTTCCAACGCGTTCGAATACGCCTTCGCCGACCAGGAGTTTGGAAAAAAATTCAGCAATGAAAAGCGCATCGGCCACATTGCCTTTGTCTTCGCCACCCTGGCCATTGTCATCAGTTGTCTGGGGCTTTTCGGGCTGGCGTCATTCGTAGCCGAACAACGCACCAAGGAAATCGGCATCCGCAAAGTCATGGGCGCGTCGGTATCCGAATTGTGGCGGTTGCTGTCAAAGGATTTTGTTTTCCTGGTCGCGATCTCTTGTGTTGTGGCCACTCCCTTATCGTTCTATTTTATGAACAACTGGCTGGCACAATACCAATACAGGATCAACATTTCCTGGGGGGTCTTTGTCATGGCAAGCACAGGCGCATTGGCGATTACATTGCTGACCGTAAGCTTCCAATCGATCAAAGCAGCGCTCACCAATCCTGCGAAAAGTTTGCGGTCGGAGTAG
- the ilvA gene encoding threonine ammonia-lyase IlvA, whose amino-acid sequence MKPTSQTYDLNINAAAYALKAVALKTPLQYHRKLSEKFQAEIYIKREDLQVVRSYKLRGAYNLIQSLSDDQRKRGVVCASAGNHAQGVAFACKYLDIKGVIYMPAITPKQKINQVRMFGGNNIEIVLIGDTFDECQAHALAFTEENEMVFIPPFDHLKVIEGQGTVGKEILDDLSGIDYIFVPIGGGGLCAGVGQYFRLFSPQTKLVGVEPLGAPSMKAALDAGKPVVLDTIQRFVDGAAVKKVGDITFELCKDVITDLLLVPEGKVSTTILQLYNEDAIVAEPAGALSIAALDQYAAQIKGKKVVCVLSGGNNDIDRMQEIKERSLLYEGLKYYFIVRFAQRPGALKEFVNDILGPNDDIVRFEFIQKNNKESGPALIGIEVKSKDDFNSLIARMDGHKLNYTLVNQNENLFEYLV is encoded by the coding sequence ATGAAACCCACCTCACAAACATACGACCTCAACATCAACGCCGCCGCCTACGCGCTCAAAGCCGTAGCGCTGAAAACGCCGTTGCAATACCATCGCAAACTCTCCGAAAAATTTCAAGCCGAGATTTACATTAAACGCGAAGATTTGCAGGTGGTGCGCTCGTATAAATTGCGGGGTGCCTACAACCTCATCCAAAGCCTGAGCGACGACCAGCGCAAACGCGGCGTCGTGTGTGCGAGTGCCGGCAACCACGCCCAAGGGGTGGCCTTCGCCTGCAAATACCTCGACATCAAAGGCGTGATCTACATGCCCGCCATCACCCCCAAACAAAAGATCAACCAGGTGAGAATGTTTGGCGGCAACAACATCGAGATCGTCCTCATCGGCGACACGTTCGACGAATGCCAGGCCCATGCGCTGGCGTTTACCGAAGAAAATGAAATGGTCTTCATCCCGCCATTCGATCACCTGAAAGTGATTGAAGGACAAGGCACCGTAGGCAAAGAGATCCTCGACGACCTGTCGGGCATCGACTACATCTTCGTGCCCATTGGCGGTGGCGGCCTTTGTGCCGGCGTGGGTCAATATTTCAGACTCTTCTCGCCCCAAACCAAACTGGTGGGCGTAGAACCCCTGGGCGCACCCTCCATGAAAGCTGCCCTCGATGCAGGCAAGCCCGTTGTGCTCGATACGATCCAGCGCTTTGTCGACGGCGCGGCCGTGAAGAAAGTGGGCGACATCACATTCGAGCTCTGCAAAGACGTGATCACCGACTTGCTGCTGGTGCCCGAAGGCAAAGTGAGCACCACCATCCTGCAACTCTACAACGAAGATGCCATCGTGGCCGAACCGGCCGGGGCATTGTCCATCGCAGCCCTCGATCAATACGCAGCCCAGATCAAAGGCAAAAAGGTAGTCTGCGTCCTCAGCGGCGGCAACAACGACATCGACCGCATGCAGGAGATCAAAGAACGCTCGCTGCTCTACGAAGGCCTCAAGTATTATTTCATCGTACGCTTTGCGCAGCGCCCCGGAGCCCTCAAAGAATTCGTCAACGACATTTTGGGCCCCAACGACGACATCGTGCGTTTTGAATTCATCCAGAAGAATAACAAGGAAAGTGGTCCCGCACTCATCGGCATCGAAGTGAAATCAAAAGACGATTTCAACTCGCTCATTGCCCGTATGGACGGCCACAAGCTGAACTACACGCTGGTGAATCAGAACGAAAACCTGTTCGAATACCTCGTCTAA
- a CDS encoding methylated-DNA--[protein]-cysteine S-methyltransferase, translated as MEGYYHKKIKSPVGELTLIASEKGLAGVHWQRDDPQSAPLNSTECNDHPILVETEKQLTEYFEKKRTTFTLELDFIGTPFQKKTWEALLTIPFGETRTYGEIAKQIDSPNAVRAVGMAANKNPISIIAPCHRVIGHSGKLVGFGGGLENKSFLLRLENSRKNPTLW; from the coding sequence ATGGAAGGATATTATCATAAAAAAATAAAATCTCCCGTAGGCGAGTTAACCCTCATCGCCAGCGAAAAAGGTCTCGCCGGCGTACACTGGCAGCGCGACGATCCACAAAGCGCACCGCTAAACAGCACCGAATGCAATGACCACCCCATTCTCGTTGAAACCGAAAAGCAACTGACGGAATACTTCGAGAAAAAAAGAACAACCTTCACGCTCGAACTGGATTTTATCGGCACGCCGTTTCAGAAAAAAACATGGGAAGCGTTGTTGACCATTCCCTTTGGAGAAACCCGGACCTACGGTGAGATCGCAAAACAAATTGACAGTCCAAACGCCGTGCGCGCTGTTGGGATGGCCGCAAACAAAAATCCGATCTCCATCATTGCGCCTTGCCACCGCGTCATCGGGCACTCGGGCAAATTAGTTGGATTTGGTGGCGGTCTTGAGAACAAATCGTTTTTATTGCGCCTGGAAAACTCCAGAAAAAATCCTACACTCTGGTAG
- the ilvC gene encoding ketol-acid reductoisomerase, which translates to MAKINFGGTIEEVVTREEFPMEKALDILKNETIAIIGYGVQGPAQALNLRDNGFNVIVGQRKGSKTWDKAVEHGWVPGKTLFEIEEAAQRGTVIEFLLSDAGQIALWPTIKPFLTKGKTLYFSHGFGITFKEQTGIIPPADIDVVLAAPKGSGTSVRRLFLQGKGINSSYAVFQDATGNAKQKAIALGIGVGSGYLFETDFKKEVYSDLSGERGTLMGAIAGIFEAQYEVLRANGHSPSEAFNETVEELTQSLMPLVAENGMDWMYANCSTTAQRGALDWKKKFKAATLPVFQELYKSVATGAEAKRTIETCSKPDYREKLAEELKELRESELWQAGAAVRQLRPEKNTVEASMIN; encoded by the coding sequence ATGGCAAAGATCAATTTTGGCGGAACGATCGAAGAGGTTGTTACCCGTGAAGAATTCCCGATGGAAAAAGCACTTGACATACTGAAGAACGAGACAATTGCCATTATAGGCTACGGTGTGCAAGGCCCGGCGCAAGCCCTCAACCTGCGCGACAACGGTTTCAACGTTATCGTTGGCCAACGCAAAGGATCCAAAACATGGGACAAAGCGGTTGAACACGGATGGGTTCCTGGCAAAACATTGTTCGAGATCGAAGAAGCAGCACAACGCGGAACCGTTATCGAGTTTCTGCTCTCCGATGCCGGACAGATCGCCCTGTGGCCCACGATCAAACCTTTCCTCACCAAAGGCAAGACCTTATATTTCTCGCACGGCTTTGGCATCACCTTCAAAGAACAAACCGGCATCATCCCTCCTGCAGACATCGACGTGGTGTTAGCGGCTCCTAAGGGATCGGGTACTTCCGTACGCCGCCTGTTCCTCCAAGGCAAGGGTATCAACTCCAGCTATGCTGTGTTCCAAGACGCAACCGGCAATGCCAAACAGAAAGCCATTGCCCTTGGCATCGGCGTGGGATCGGGCTATTTGTTTGAAACTGATTTCAAGAAAGAAGTATACTCCGACCTCAGCGGCGAACGAGGAACGTTGATGGGTGCCATCGCCGGCATCTTCGAAGCACAATACGAAGTGCTGCGCGCCAACGGCCACTCGCCTTCCGAAGCCTTCAACGAAACCGTAGAAGAGCTCACGCAAAGCCTCATGCCCCTCGTCGCCGAGAACGGTATGGACTGGATGTATGCCAACTGTTCCACTACGGCACAACGCGGTGCATTGGATTGGAAAAAGAAATTCAAAGCCGCTACCCTTCCCGTATTCCAGGAATTGTACAAGAGCGTAGCCACTGGCGCCGAAGCAAAACGCACCATCGAAACTTGCAGCAAGCCCGACTACCGCGAGAAGCTGGCAGAAGAACTGAAAGAACTCCGCGAAAGCGAACTCTGGCAAGCCGGTGCCGCCGTACGTCAACTCAGACCTGAGAAGAACACGGTGGAAGCCAGCATGATCAACTAA
- a CDS encoding branched-chain amino acid transaminase: MYYTKDTILFLNGKFIKAVDAHTDLYSQTLHYGFGAFEGIRAYQSLNGVKIFKAFEHFERLRKSCALVGIPFQYETEELVQIAYQLLERNNLSDSYIRPLVYCGPNMTLTQPQDVFLMMCAWEWDKYHGDKLLKLCVSSYQRPNPNSLKMEAKVTGHYVNSILATSEAKVRGYDEALMLDMNGNVAEAPGANFFLEKNGVLYTPPVGHILPGITRQTVLNICRELDIPVKERNISPEELESADSAFLCGTAAEIAGIESIDAKPFRKEWYESLGATVQEAYKCQVLEKSFSYVII; encoded by the coding sequence ATGTATTACACGAAAGACACGATCCTTTTCTTGAATGGTAAGTTCATAAAAGCGGTTGATGCTCACACCGACCTCTACAGCCAGACACTGCATTATGGCTTCGGTGCATTCGAGGGCATCCGTGCTTACCAGTCACTAAACGGCGTCAAGATCTTTAAGGCCTTCGAACACTTCGAACGCCTGCGCAAAAGCTGCGCGCTCGTGGGCATTCCCTTTCAGTACGAAACCGAAGAACTGGTTCAAATCGCTTACCAACTCCTCGAAAGAAACAACCTCTCCGACAGCTATATCCGCCCGCTGGTCTACTGTGGTCCCAACATGACCCTCACCCAACCCCAGGATGTGTTCCTGATGATGTGCGCCTGGGAATGGGACAAATACCATGGCGACAAGCTGCTCAAGCTTTGTGTTTCCTCCTACCAGCGCCCTAACCCCAACTCCCTGAAAATGGAAGCCAAGGTCACCGGCCATTACGTGAACTCGATCCTCGCCACCAGCGAAGCCAAAGTACGCGGCTACGACGAAGCCCTCATGCTCGACATGAACGGCAACGTGGCCGAAGCGCCCGGCGCGAACTTCTTCCTGGAAAAGAACGGCGTGTTGTATACCCCTCCCGTGGGACACATCCTGCCCGGCATCACACGGCAAACCGTGCTCAACATCTGCCGCGAACTGGACATCCCGGTGAAGGAAAGAAATATCAGCCCTGAAGAACTGGAAAGCGCCGACAGTGCCTTCCTCTGCGGCACCGCGGCCGAGATCGCCGGCATCGAGTCCATCGACGCCAAGCCCTTCCGCAAGGAATGGTACGAAAGCCTGGGCGCCACTGTACAAGAGGCCTACAAATGCCAGGTGTTGGAGAAGTCCTTCAGCTACGTCATCATCTAA
- the ilvD gene encoding dihydroxy-acid dehydratase translates to MLELNKYSKTLTQDPTLPAAQAMLYGIGLTEEDLKKAQVGIVSTGYDGNTCNMHLNKLAEEVKTAVWTKDLVGLIFHTIGVSDGMSNGTEGMRYSLVSREVIADSIETVCGAQYYDGLIAVPGCDKNMPGALMAMARLNRPSIMVYGGTIAGGHWKGQQLNIISAFEALGQKMAGTITPEDFKGIIQNSCPGAGACGGMYTANTMASAIEAMGMSLPFSASNPALSKEKSAECIEAANAIRLLLERDLKPRDIMTKKAFENAITVVMVLGGSTNAVLHLIAMAKCAGVSLTQEDFQRISDKTPLIADLKPSGKYLMEDLHKIGGVPAVMKYLLKKGFLHGDCITVTGKTVKENLESIPDLDFTKQDIILPFEKAIKATGHLQILYGNLAAKGSVAKITGKEGDRFKGPARVFNGEFALVDGIQSGKVKPGDVVVIRYVGPKGAPGMPEMLKPTSAIMGVGLGKSVALITDGRFSGGSHGLLIGHITPEAYEGGVIALVEDNDLIEIDVQGHTINLLVDDATLSKRRAAWKTPPLNAKNGILWKYAKHVKTAADGCVTDED, encoded by the coding sequence ATTTTGGAACTGAACAAGTATAGCAAGACCCTCACACAAGATCCCACGCTGCCCGCGGCGCAAGCCATGCTGTATGGGATCGGATTGACGGAAGAAGATTTGAAGAAGGCCCAGGTGGGCATTGTGAGCACGGGCTATGACGGCAACACTTGCAACATGCACCTCAACAAGCTGGCCGAAGAAGTGAAGACCGCGGTGTGGACCAAAGACCTCGTAGGTCTCATCTTCCACACCATCGGCGTGAGCGACGGCATGAGCAACGGCACCGAAGGCATGCGCTATTCGCTAGTGAGCCGCGAAGTGATCGCCGACTCGATCGAAACCGTATGCGGTGCGCAGTACTACGACGGCCTCATCGCCGTTCCCGGCTGCGACAAAAACATGCCCGGCGCCTTGATGGCCATGGCCCGCTTGAACCGGCCCTCCATCATGGTCTACGGCGGCACCATTGCCGGCGGCCACTGGAAAGGACAACAACTGAACATCATCTCCGCCTTCGAAGCCCTGGGGCAGAAAATGGCGGGTACCATTACGCCGGAAGATTTCAAAGGCATCATCCAAAACTCTTGCCCCGGCGCAGGCGCTTGCGGGGGCATGTACACCGCCAACACCATGGCATCGGCCATCGAAGCGATGGGGATGTCATTGCCTTTCTCGGCATCGAACCCTGCGCTCAGCAAAGAGAAATCGGCAGAGTGCATCGAGGCCGCCAACGCCATCCGCCTCCTGCTGGAGCGCGACCTGAAGCCGCGCGACATCATGACCAAGAAGGCCTTTGAGAACGCCATCACCGTGGTCATGGTTTTGGGTGGATCCACTAATGCCGTGTTGCACCTCATCGCGATGGCCAAGTGCGCCGGCGTGTCGCTCACACAAGAAGACTTTCAGCGCATCAGCGACAAAACACCGCTCATCGCCGACCTCAAGCCCAGCGGAAAATATTTGATGGAAGACCTCCACAAGATCGGCGGCGTGCCCGCGGTGATGAAATATTTGCTGAAGAAGGGCTTCCTCCACGGTGATTGCATCACCGTAACCGGAAAGACAGTAAAAGAAAACCTGGAAAGTATCCCCGACCTGGATTTCACAAAACAGGATATCATCCTGCCCTTCGAAAAAGCCATCAAGGCCACGGGCCACCTCCAGATCCTGTACGGAAACCTGGCGGCCAAAGGATCGGTAGCCAAGATCACGGGCAAAGAAGGCGATCGCTTCAAAGGACCCGCCCGCGTATTCAACGGCGAGTTTGCTTTGGTGGATGGCATCCAGAGTGGTAAAGTAAAACCCGGCGACGTGGTGGTGATCCGCTACGTAGGCCCCAAAGGCGCTCCCGGCATGCCGGAAATGCTCAAGCCCACTTCGGCCATCATGGGCGTGGGTCTTGGCAAGAGCGTGGCCCTGATCACCGACGGAAGATTTTCCGGCGGCTCACACGGCCTCCTCATCGGGCACATCACCCCCGAAGCTTATGAAGGCGGCGTGATCGCCCTCGTGGAAGACAATGATCTGATTGAAATAGATGTACAGGGTCACACGATCAACCTGCTGGTTGACGATGCGACCTTGTCCAAACGCAGAGCGGCCTGGAAGACTCCACCGCTGAACGCCAAGAATGGAATTTTATGGAAGTATGCCAAACACGTAAAAACTGCTGCAGATGGATGCGTTACTGACGAAGACTAA
- a CDS encoding DNA-3-methyladenine glycosylase family protein, whose protein sequence is MFTTFSSDNFHKICDALASNDKDLTSVIQTYGYPPMWTRPNTFESLVHIILEQQVSLASALAALNKLRERLGEITPEGVLVLSDEELKACYFSRQKTVYVRYLAESIVNGTVHLPAIEKLSNDDVRATLNQLKGVGNWTIDVYLMFVLQRVDVFPIGDLAAVNALKHLKNLPVETTREELLEIAVNWQPYRTVATMLLWHYYLSRRAKK, encoded by the coding sequence ATGTTCACGACCTTCTCTTCCGACAACTTCCACAAAATCTGTGATGCCCTGGCATCAAACGACAAGGACCTGACATCGGTCATTCAGACCTATGGTTATCCACCGATGTGGACACGGCCCAACACTTTTGAAAGCCTGGTACACATCATCCTGGAACAACAAGTATCCCTGGCCTCAGCATTAGCCGCATTGAACAAACTGCGCGAACGCCTGGGAGAAATAACACCCGAAGGCGTTCTGGTGTTGTCGGATGAGGAGCTCAAAGCGTGTTACTTCAGTCGTCAAAAAACCGTCTACGTGCGATACCTCGCCGAGTCGATCGTCAATGGAACAGTGCATTTGCCCGCGATAGAAAAATTATCCAACGACGATGTACGCGCCACGCTGAACCAACTGAAGGGCGTTGGCAACTGGACCATCGATGTGTACCTGATGTTTGTGTTGCAACGGGTAGATGTATTTCCCATTGGCGATCTGGCCGCCGTAAATGCGTTAAAACATTTGAAAAATCTCCCGGTCGAAACCACCCGCGAAGAACTGCTGGAGATCGCCGTAAACTGGCAGCCCTACCGCACCGTGGCGACGATGCTCTTGTGGCATTATTATCTCTCGCGCAGAGCAAAAAAATAG
- the ilvB gene encoding biosynthetic-type acetolactate synthase large subunit: MDALLTKTKLAVGTETQPKQKITGSEVLLRSLVEEGADIIFGYPGGAIMPVYDALYHYADRLTHILVRHEQGAIHAAQGFARVSGKAGVVFATSGPGATNLVTGLADALIDSTPLVCITGQVFAHLLGTDAFQETDVVNTTIPVTKWNIQVTEAKDIAPAVARAFYIANTGRPGPVLVDITKNAQNEMIEEADYKKCESIRTYKPKPTLQPTQVDAAAELINNAKRPYILAGQGILLSGATKELIAFSEKTGIPVASTLLGLGAFPTDHPNYVGFLGMHGNYGPNLNTNECDVLIAVGMRFDDRVTGNVSKYAKQAKVVHIEIDKAEINKIIKADVAVHADAKEALTALQPKCKANRHAEWIASFKKLNDEEYDKVVRKEFFPTSEKLTMAEVIHHLSNFTKGEAVVVTDVGQHQMTTSRYYQYKDPRTNVTSGGAGTMGFALPAAMGAKLGTPAKQVVAVIGDGGYQMTVQELGTIMQYKIPVKIIVLNNNFLGMVRQWQQLFHGKRYSFTEMQNPDFVKLAEAYSIPARKVEARDDLQGALKEMLAAETPYFLEVVVGKEDNVFPMVPAGAGVADVLLEAPKI, encoded by the coding sequence ATGGATGCGTTACTGACGAAGACTAAACTTGCCGTTGGGACGGAAACCCAACCCAAACAAAAGATCACCGGTTCCGAAGTGTTGCTTCGCAGCCTGGTGGAAGAAGGCGCCGACATCATCTTCGGATATCCCGGCGGAGCGATCATGCCGGTATACGATGCCCTCTATCACTATGCCGACCGGCTGACACACATACTCGTGCGCCACGAACAAGGCGCGATCCACGCCGCCCAGGGCTTTGCCCGCGTGTCGGGAAAAGCAGGTGTTGTGTTTGCCACCTCCGGCCCCGGTGCTACCAACCTGGTGACCGGCCTGGCCGATGCACTCATCGACTCCACGCCCCTGGTCTGCATCACCGGCCAGGTGTTTGCGCACCTGTTGGGCACGGATGCTTTCCAGGAAACCGATGTGGTGAACACCACCATCCCGGTAACGAAATGGAACATCCAGGTAACGGAAGCCAAAGATATCGCACCCGCCGTAGCACGCGCTTTCTATATCGCCAACACTGGCCGTCCCGGACCTGTTCTGGTAGACATTACCAAGAACGCACAGAACGAGATGATCGAGGAAGCGGACTACAAAAAATGCGAGAGCATCCGCACCTATAAACCGAAACCCACGCTGCAACCGACGCAAGTAGACGCTGCTGCGGAATTGATCAACAATGCCAAACGTCCTTACATTCTCGCCGGCCAGGGCATCCTGTTGTCCGGAGCGACAAAGGAATTGATCGCTTTCTCTGAAAAGACCGGCATTCCGGTAGCCAGCACGTTGCTTGGACTCGGTGCCTTCCCCACAGATCACCCGAATTATGTCGGCTTCCTGGGCATGCACGGAAACTATGGCCCCAACCTGAACACGAACGAATGCGATGTGCTCATCGCCGTGGGCATGCGTTTCGATGACCGTGTAACCGGCAACGTGAGCAAATATGCCAAGCAAGCCAAGGTCGTTCACATCGAGATCGACAAAGCGGAGATCAACAAGATCATCAAGGCCGATGTGGCCGTTCACGCCGACGCGAAAGAAGCGCTGACGGCCTTGCAGCCCAAGTGCAAAGCCAACCGTCACGCCGAATGGATCGCCAGCTTCAAAAAGCTGAACGATGAAGAATACGACAAAGTGGTTCGCAAGGAATTTTTCCCCACCAGCGAAAAACTCACCATGGCCGAAGTCATTCACCACCTCTCCAATTTCACAAAAGGAGAAGCCGTGGTCGTGACCGACGTAGGTCAGCACCAGATGACGACCTCGCGCTATTATCAATACAAAGATCCCCGCACCAACGTCACCTCGGGCGGCGCCGGCACGATGGGTTTTGCCTTGCCTGCCGCGATGGGTGCCAAGCTGGGCACACCCGCAAAACAAGTGGTGGCCGTGATCGGTGACGGTGGCTATCAAATGACCGTGCAAGAATTAGGCACCATTATGCAATACAAAATTCCCGTGAAGATCATTGTGTTGAACAATAACTTCCTGGGCATGGTGCGCCAGTGGCAACAGCTGTTCCATGGCAAGCGTTATTCGTTCACCGAGATGCAGAACCCCGACTTCGTGAAACTGGCCGAAGCCTATAGTATCCCCGCACGCAAAGTGGAGGCCCGCGACGATCTTCAGGGCGCATTGAAAGAAATGCTCGCCGCGGAAACGCCTTATTTCCTGGAAGTGGTTGTCGGCAAAGAAGACAACGTGTTCCCCATGGTTCCCGCCGGCGCCGGCGTGGCCGATGTTCTTTTGGAAGCTCCTAAGATCTAA